The nucleotide sequence CATACCCATATACATGGTGGCAAAGAGATTTACAAAGAAATTTTCCGGCATTCCTGCTATCACTATGGTGCGGCTCATAACCAGGGTAAGAATCGGGAACATGACAAACTGGATGAAAATCGTTTTATTTTTCAGAGTATCCTTCCATTGCTTTTTAAAAATTGCTGCTATATTATTCATATTCATTCAGCCCCTTTCCCGTCAGTTCGATAAAAACAGTCTCCAGCGTGGGTTCCGTAGAATGAATAGCCTGAATCATATTTTTTTCCAAATATTCCTTTACCGGAACGGCCGAATCTCTGCCATTGCTCAGCAAAACCTGTTCTCCGTTTCTTAAGGTAATCCGGAGCCGGTTTACGTGATTGTATTTTCTGCATACTTCCGCCGGACGGCCATATTCGATTATCCTGCCTTCACTCAGCAAAGCCACATGGTCGCAGAGGCTTTCCGCCTCAAACATATTGTGGGTGGTAAGAAAAATCGTCGTTCCCTTTTCCTTCTGTTCTTCCAGTATGGTATGGATTTCTTTTGCTGTGACAGGGTCCAGCCCGGAAGTTGGCTCATCCAGAAACAGCAGTTCCCTCCGGCTCAGCAGAGCTCTTGCCAGTGACAGCCTGCTTTTCATGCCTTTGGACAGTTTCAGGACTGCTCTGCGGCGCGCCTCATACAGGCCCGCCTCTTTCAGCAGTGAATCAACTCTGCTGCGGTGCACACGGTGGATATCCGCATAAAATGCCAGATTGTCGTAAACGGACAGCCGCTCATACAATCCCAGGTGCTCCATCATAATACCGATTTTCGCCTGTTCCTGAGGCCTTAATTTCTCCGTATCACGCCCGAAAAGTTCCGCATACCCTCCGGTCTGTCTGAGCTGTCCTGTCAGAATTTTAATCAGAGTGGTTTTGCCTGCTCCGGAAGGGCCCAGCAATCCAAAAATTTCCCCTTTTCGTATCTCAAAATTTACCTCCTGCAATATCCTGTTCTCACCAAAACTGTGGGAAAGGTTCCTGACAGTAACTGTGTGCGCCGATTCATTGCTCATTCTGCCTTCCCTCCTTCGACTTTAATCGCTTAAGGGCATCTTCCAGACGCCTGTTTTCTGTTTTTTCTTTTACTGACATCACCCCATAACTTCCCGAAACCGACAGGCCGAAGCACAGGAAAAACATGGCCCAGGGCTGCCACAGATTCGCAGGAAACCATTGAAAGGTTACTGCAAAAACAGCAATTGTCATAACAACCAGAGCCAGCATACAGACAGCCCGCAGCCAGACCTTCATGTTCCGAATAAAGACATCTGTAAAAAACACGAACCTGAAAACCGTAATCAGCACAGACACCGCTGCGAACTGAAACACGATTTCCGCCGGAATCCCTTTCCTGCCCAAAGCAAACATGGCTGAAACTTCTTTTGCAGATTCCCCGAACAGAAGGCAGAACACATTCAGAACTGCCATTGCAAATCCAAATACCGTCAGCGCCTGCGCCAGATAATCAAATATGGTTTTTCTTTCTTCCATTTATATCACCCCCAGCCGTTTCTTCAGTTCCTGCGCATACTGCCTGGAAGCAATAATCTGCTCCCCGTTCGACATGGTAACGCGGATTCTCCGGTTAATGTCAGCTTTCAGAGACTGGATTTGCCGCAGCTGAATCAGAAATGATTTGCTCACCCGGAAGAACCCGTATTCCTCCAGCCGCTGTTCCAGCTCATACAGGCGAATTTCTGTCTCATACACCTCGTCCGGCGTGCAGATAAAGCATTTTCTGTCCACACTTTCAATATAGATGACCTGTTCCATATCCAGCAGGTAAATCTCATTGTCTTTTTTTGCAGTAAGCTGATGATTTATCATCCGCAATGCAATCAAAATTTTTTCCACATCGGGCGTCAGATGTCTGCAGGTAACAGATACGGTTAAGTCTTCTGCCTTTTCATCCACCAGAATTTCTATCTTCAATATGCCACCGCCTTTCTGCCTTTTATTATACCCTTTATATCCCCCTTATCAATGGCCAGACACATATGCTGCCGGATTCCGTACATAAGTTGCCGGCAATTTCCTGTAAAATAAAAAGAAGCTGCGGCACATGCAGCCTGTATACCATACTCCGTACACAGCAGCTGTTTTGCCGCAGCCCTTCACATATTCTATTCTTAATTTCGTCCGAATTCCGACAATATCAGCCCTTCGTTCCTG is from Lachnospiraceae bacterium JLR.KK002 and encodes:
- a CDS encoding ABC transporter ATP-binding protein, whose product is MSNESAHTVTVRNLSHSFGENRILQEVNFEIRKGEIFGLLGPSGAGKTTLIKILTGQLRQTGGYAELFGRDTEKLRPQEQAKIGIMMEHLGLYERLSVYDNLAFYADIHRVHRSRVDSLLKEAGLYEARRRAVLKLSKGMKSRLSLARALLSRRELLFLDEPTSGLDPVTAKEIHTILEEQKEKGTTIFLTTHNMFEAESLCDHVALLSEGRIIEYGRPAEVCRKYNHVNRLRITLRNGEQVLLSNGRDSAVPVKEYLEKNMIQAIHSTEPTLETVFIELTGKGLNEYE
- a CDS encoding LytTR family DNA-binding domain-containing protein, whose product is MKIEILVDEKAEDLTVSVTCRHLTPDVEKILIALRMINHQLTAKKDNEIYLLDMEQVIYIESVDRKCFICTPDEVYETEIRLYELEQRLEEYGFFRVSKSFLIQLRQIQSLKADINRRIRVTMSNGEQIIASRQYAQELKKRLGVI